Below is a window of Verrucomicrobiales bacterium DNA.
ACGCGCCATCTCCCACAAACGTTACCACCCGCCCCTGGATGGGCCCGCGTTTCTCTTGGAACGTGAAGATGTCCGTCAAGACCTGACAGGGATGCTCGTCGTCCGTCAGAGCGTTGATGGTTGGGATACCCGAGTACTGAGCGAACTCCTCCACATCCGCCTGCGCGAACGTGCGGATGACCGCTCCGTGCAACATGCGGCCCAAGACTCGGGCGGTATCCTTGATGGGCTCGCCTCGCCCCAGTTGGATGTCATTCGCATTGAGGAACAGCGGACGACCACCGAGTTCGTGGATCCCAACCTCGAAGCTCACGCGAGTGCGCGTGGACGATTTCGAGAAGATCAAAGCCCAGGTCTGGCCCTTCAGAGGTTGGGTGGATGGCGCTCGACGCTGTTGCTTAAACGCGACGGCATCCCGGAGGACGGCCTCCATGGCGTCGCGTGACATCGTCTCGAGGCTCAGCAAATGTTTCATGGCATCGAAATCCTGCGTTGCAGGAAAGCGGGTAGTTTGAGCAGGTCAGGCCAGCTTTGCCAATACCGATTCGAGGATTTCTATCCCGGTTCCCGCCTCGTTCCGACTGAGGTTCAGAGCGGGTAACAGGCGGATTCGATGCGTGCCGGAGGGGATCACCAGCATTCCGGCATCCTGAAGCCGGCCCACCATCTGAAGCGATGCCGCCTTCTCGGATCCAGCGAACGCTCGAATCTCGCGGGTCAGTTCGAATCCCACCATAAAGCCGACGCCTCGGACGTTCAGAATCAGCTGGGGGTATCGCTTCATGAGGCGGGTCAGCTCGGCCTGCAGAAACTCACCCGTCTCTCGGGCATTGCGCGCCAACCCGTCCCGTTCGATCACTTCCAACACCTTAAGCGCCACCGCACAGCCCAGAGGGGTGCCGCCATAAGTCGTTCCATGGGTCCCAGGTCCGAGAAGCTCGGTGTGCTTGGCATTCACCCAAAACGCTCCCATGGGGAAGCCACCTCCGAGGGATTTCGCCATGGATAAGCCATCCGGCAGGAACCCTTCCGCACCCATCACTCCCTCCAACGTTCGCTGAAAACTCTGGAATCGTCCGGTCCTGAAATGGCCACACTGCACGCCATCCATGAGCAGGAGCATCTTTTTTTCATCGCAGAGCCGACGCAACCCCAACAGGTACTCGGCGGTGGCTGGCGTGATGCCGCCCTCGCCCTGGATGCCCTCGATCAGAATGGCAACGGTGGAGGGTGACAGCGCCTCGCGGGCGGCCTTCAGGTCATTGAAGGGAATATGGCGAAAGCCCGAGACCATCGGCTCGAACCCCTTCTTCACCTTCTCTTGTCCCGTCGCGGCGATGCCCCCCAGGGTTCGGCCGTGGAACGAATCGAACGCGGTCAGGATTTCAAAACGACCTTCCTCGTGACCGAATTTGCGAGCCAGTTTGTAGAGGCCTTCGTTGGCCTCCGCGCCGCTGTTGCAAAAGAAGATCTTACCCG
It encodes the following:
- the argF gene encoding ornithine carbamoyltransferase, giving the protein MKHLLSLETMSRDAMEAVLRDAVAFKQQRRAPSTQPLKGQTWALIFSKSSTRTRVSFEVGIHELGGRPLFLNANDIQLGRGEPIKDTARVLGRMLHGAVIRTFAQADVEEFAQYSGIPTINALTDDEHPCQVLTDIFTFQEKRGPIQGRVVTFVGDGACNMPVSWIFAAAKLGFELRIAAPKEFQPAEAILKRAGGNVVVTADLQAAADGADMLYTDVWVSMGKEAEAADRIRTLQGYQINQSLLHRAKPNALVMHCLPAYRGKEIDEATFEGHADTIFQQAENRLHVQKSIVNWLVT
- a CDS encoding acetylornithine transaminase, producing the protein MKDLVPAPPAIVRQEQKSIQELFHKNVLPTYSRFDLVLSRGQGSWLFDVNGRRFLDLGGGIAVCSLGHAHPEITATLTEQSQRLVHVSNLYYHEPQGRLAQALNQHLAPGKIFFCNSGAEANEGLYKLARKFGHEEGRFEILTAFDSFHGRTLGGIAATGQEKVKKGFEPMVSGFRHIPFNDLKAAREALSPSTVAILIEGIQGEGGITPATAEYLLGLRRLCDEKKMLLLMDGVQCGHFRTGRFQSFQRTLEGVMGAEGFLPDGLSMAKSLGGGFPMGAFWVNAKHTELLGPGTHGTTYGGTPLGCAVALKVLEVIERDGLARNARETGEFLQAELTRLMKRYPQLILNVRGVGFMVGFELTREIRAFAGSEKAASLQMVGRLQDAGMLVIPSGTHRIRLLPALNLSRNEAGTGIEILESVLAKLA